A genome region from Phycisphaeraceae bacterium includes the following:
- a CDS encoding amidohydrolase family protein, with translation MIIDLHTRVWKTPEQLGQALWDQIARRHAGRWLRVDATPTALAPAVECLSGAAVLGYRSDLIGACVPHEFIAECVRRDPQRLFGIGGVDPMAPDPLGQVDRAVALGLVGVTVSPASQGFHPAHSVAMRVYERCLRLGLPVLSSRCGPLVSSAVLEFDRPAAWDEVARTFPRLPIVISGLGWPWIDECLELLGKHECVYADISGFASRPWDLHQALLAASSHGVLERILFGSGFPFELPARMIECIYSLQSFAHGTQLPAVPRAALRAIVERNALEALGIDAPGFIGGARRAERSIESDRGRARP, from the coding sequence ATGATCATTGACCTCCACACGCGCGTTTGGAAGACGCCCGAGCAACTCGGGCAGGCCCTCTGGGATCAGATTGCACGACGGCACGCCGGCCGATGGCTTCGCGTTGACGCGACGCCAACGGCGCTCGCTCCGGCGGTCGAGTGCCTCTCCGGCGCCGCGGTGCTCGGCTACCGCAGCGACTTGATCGGCGCGTGTGTTCCGCACGAGTTCATCGCCGAGTGTGTCCGACGCGATCCGCAGCGCCTCTTCGGAATCGGCGGTGTCGACCCGATGGCACCCGATCCGCTCGGCCAGGTCGATCGCGCGGTGGCCCTTGGATTGGTCGGCGTCACGGTGAGTCCTGCCTCGCAGGGCTTCCACCCCGCTCACTCAGTGGCGATGCGCGTCTACGAGCGCTGCCTGCGACTGGGACTTCCGGTGCTTTCTTCGCGTTGCGGTCCGCTGGTCTCGAGCGCAGTGCTGGAGTTCGATCGGCCCGCCGCGTGGGATGAAGTCGCCCGCACCTTCCCTCGCCTGCCGATCGTCATCTCCGGACTCGGCTGGCCATGGATCGACGAGTGCCTCGAGCTGCTCGGCAAGCACGAGTGCGTCTACGCCGACATCTCGGGGTTTGCGTCGCGACCGTGGGATCTCCATCAGGCGCTGCTCGCCGCATCCTCGCATGGCGTTCTTGAGCGCATCCTCTTCGGCAGCGGCTTCCCCTTCGAGTTGCCGGCGCGCATGATCGAGTGCATCTATTCGCTCCAGTCATTCGCCCATGGCACGCAACTGCCCGCCGTGCCCCGTGCGGCGCTGCGAGCCATCGTCGAACGCAATGCGCTCGAAGCGCTCGGGATCGACGCCCCCGGATTCATCGGTGGCGCTCGGCGGGCGGAGCGATCGATTGAATCCGATCGAGGCAGGGCCCGACCGTGA
- a CDS encoding RNA pseudouridine synthase, whose translation MSGAPKGPVAVLAGFPLLRRSEHEVVIVKPADLPSEMSADRDDRSVVARLRKALPGCEVELPHRLDRPTRGLLVAALSRDAIARHNEHVRARRWRKFYLARVAAGASLVGEHRAYLRRRGRLSTVVRSGGDPSHLEVLAEAPAPQWPGQRHLLIRLDTGRYHQIRVMCAELGFPLTGDEAYGGRPGSFYLEHALLELIDLDRNEPARVFWADDPQREAISADLASALASIAASG comes from the coding sequence GTGAGTGGCGCACCGAAGGGCCCCGTCGCGGTGCTCGCCGGCTTCCCGCTCCTTCGACGGAGCGAGCACGAGGTTGTCATCGTGAAGCCCGCGGACCTTCCGAGCGAGATGAGCGCCGATCGTGACGATCGCTCGGTTGTTGCGCGACTCCGCAAGGCGCTCCCCGGCTGCGAAGTCGAACTGCCGCACCGCCTCGATCGACCCACGCGGGGCCTGCTCGTCGCGGCGCTGTCGCGCGACGCCATCGCGCGTCACAACGAGCATGTGCGAGCGCGACGCTGGCGGAAGTTCTATCTGGCGCGCGTGGCGGCTGGGGCGTCGCTCGTCGGCGAGCACCGCGCCTATCTCCGTCGGCGCGGACGCCTTTCGACGGTGGTGCGATCGGGTGGAGATCCGTCCCACCTCGAAGTTCTCGCCGAGGCGCCGGCGCCTCAGTGGCCGGGCCAGCGGCACCTTCTCATCCGACTCGACACCGGCCGTTACCACCAGATCCGGGTGATGTGCGCCGAACTCGGCTTCCCGCTCACGGGTGATGAGGCCTATGGCGGTCGACCCGGGAGCTTCTATCTGGAGCACGCGCTCCTCGAGCTGATCGACCTCGATCGCAATGAGCCCGCTCGCGTGTTCTGGGCCGACGATCCTCAGCGCGAGGCGATCTCAGCGGACCTCGCCTCGGCCCTCGCGAGCATCGCGGCGTCGGGCTGA
- a CDS encoding NUDIX domain-containing protein has protein sequence MAQVHGPARLFRLRRPALLQAQPGRFVPLSVGMDEVDQAWSCACERNPRLFDGPLWHVAGCSRNGHGGVTLHVIESSYRFHAVRAIGVETGVRPLGVKGIVWRNDQVLIGQRSSLVHAEPNRWEFVPGGTLEPGVQPAVAVTAELREEARWMPTRTPVPTALLFDDAMCTWELIHELDATPIPTEEFKAPPIESWELRRLASVSPTEVPQRPLTRSAQLMLPLLWPRRPWSGVQSWESPGAPPGARS, from the coding sequence GTGGCGCAGGTGCATGGACCGGCACGCCTCTTCCGACTGCGAAGGCCGGCGCTCCTCCAGGCGCAGCCGGGCCGATTCGTGCCGTTGTCGGTCGGCATGGACGAGGTCGATCAAGCGTGGAGCTGCGCGTGCGAGCGCAATCCGCGTCTCTTCGATGGCCCGCTCTGGCATGTCGCCGGCTGCTCGCGGAACGGCCATGGCGGTGTGACGCTCCATGTCATCGAGTCGAGCTATCGCTTTCACGCGGTGCGGGCGATCGGCGTTGAGACGGGCGTGCGGCCGCTCGGTGTGAAGGGAATCGTGTGGCGCAACGATCAGGTGCTCATCGGCCAGCGATCGAGCCTTGTGCATGCGGAGCCGAACCGCTGGGAGTTCGTTCCGGGCGGCACGCTCGAGCCGGGCGTGCAACCGGCCGTCGCGGTCACTGCCGAACTGAGAGAGGAGGCACGGTGGATGCCGACTCGCACGCCCGTTCCGACCGCGCTCCTCTTCGATGATGCGATGTGCACCTGGGAGCTCATTCACGAGCTCGATGCGACTCCGATCCCGACGGAGGAGTTCAAGGCGCCACCGATCGAGTCGTGGGAGTTGAGGCGACTGGCCTCGGTCTCTCCAACGGAGGTCCCGCAGCGGCCGTTGACCCGCTCGGCGCAATTGATGCTGCCGCTGCTCTGGCCAAGGCGACCCTGGTCAGGAGTGCAGTCATGGGAGTCGCCAGGAGCGCCGCCAGGAGCGCGGTCGTGA